One window from the genome of Glycine soja cultivar W05 chromosome 12, ASM419377v2, whole genome shotgun sequence encodes:
- the LOC114378306 gene encoding zinc finger CCCH domain-containing protein 2-like, which translates to MSSVCAKQHKFYPSHQLLSPKKTLREIDIPPRKLLTRRAAACVGGTDVYSSEETMLQKFLPSNDSDEDDPYSSDHFRMFEFKVRRCTRSRSHDWTDCPFAHPGEKARRRDPRRYHYSGTVCPEYRRGGCSRGDACEYAHGVFECWLHPSRYRTEACKDGRNCKRKVCFFAHTPRQLRILPVTTSSPSSNDMPCKKNLNKLLNHASKSNNNNNNNCCLFCHCGASSSVSPTSTLFGMSHFSPPVSPSSSSSPPPSPLKPRSVVSPISPISRYSAVNMNPHHGVVSYKDMFAELVNSLEGLSFNEGSPVSGAKAPNFPWLDVSLEEQQQQQNPFIVSSFGCEDKQNQFIFSPPSIQTPTNGKFCRNRFMGNDNKVVGGADVNGPDLAWVNELLM; encoded by the coding sequence ATGAGCAGTGTCTGTGCCAAGCAGCACAAGTTTTACCCCTCTCACCAACTCCTTTCTCCAAAGAAAACCCTCAGAGAAATTGACATCCCTCCAAGGAAGCTCCTCACTCGCCGTGCCGCCGCATGCGTCGGCGGCACCGACGTGTACTCCTCCGAGGAGACCATGCTGCAAAAGTTCCTCCCTTCCAACGATTCTGACGAGGACGACCCTTACTCCTCAGACCACTTCCGGATGTTCGAGTTCAAGGTCCGCCGGTGCACCCGAAGCCGGAGCCACGACTGGACCGACTGCCCCTTCGCCCATCCGGGTGAAAAGGCACGCCGCCGTGACCCACGGCGGTATCACTACTCAGGAACAGTCTGTCCTGAGTATCGTCGCGGAGGGTGCAGCCGTGGCGATGCATGCGAATACGCCCATGGCGTGTTCGAATGCTGGCTGCACCCTTCCAGGTACAGAACGGAGGCCTGTAAGGATGGCAGGAACTGCAAGAGAAAGGTGTGTTTTTTCGCACACACCCCTCGCCAGCTGAGAATTTTGCCGGTAACAACATCTTCACCCTCTTCAAATGAcatgccatgcaagaagaacctTAACAAACTCTTAAACCATGCttcaaaatcaaacaacaacaacaacaacaactgttGTTTGTTTTGCCATTGTGGTGCTTCCTCTTCAGTTTCTCCAACCTCCACACTCTTCGGCATGTCGCATTTCTCGCCACCAGTATCAccatcctcgtcctcttcaccACCTCCTTCTCCATTGAAACCCCGAAGCGTGGTTTCTCCTATTTCTCCAATTTCCCGTTACAGTGCTGTGAATATGAACCCTCATCACGGGGTGGTGAGTTACAAAGACATGTTCGCTGAGTTGGTGAATTCTTTGGAGGGTTTGAGTTTCAACGAGGGTTCTCCTGTTTCTGGTGCTAAAGCACCGAACTTTCCTTGGCTTGATGTTTCTCTTGAggaacagcaacaacaacaaaatcctTTCATTGTTTCTTCTTTTGGCTGCGAAGATAAACAGAACCAGTTTATTTTTTCACCACCGTCCATTCAGACACCGACAAATGGGAAGTTCTGTCGCAACAGATTCATGGGCAACGACAACAAGGTTGTCGGTGGTGCTGACGTTAATGGCCCAGATCTCGCGTGGGTGAACGAGTTGCTGATGTAA
- the LOC114379579 gene encoding phospholipid-transporting ATPase 2 isoform X1, translated as MKRYVYIDDDESSHDIYCDNRISNRKYTVLNFLPKNLWEQFSRFMNQYFLLIACLQLWPLITPVNPVSTWGPLIFIFAVSASKEAWDDYNRYLSDKKANEKEVWVVKKGIKKHIQAQDVHVGNIVWLRENDEVPCDLVLIGTSDPQGVCYIETAALDGETDLKTRVIPSACMGIDVDLLHKIKGVIECPYPDKDIRRFDANMRLFPPFIDNDICPLTIKNTILQSCYLRNTEWACGVAVYTGNETKMGMCRGIPEPKLTAMDAMIDKLTGAIFIFQIVVVLVLGIAGNVWKDTEAKKLWYVLYPHEGPWYELLVIPLRFELLCSIMIPISIKVSLDLVKSLYAKFIDWDHQMIDLETSIPSHATNTAISEDLGQVEYILTDKTGTLTENKMIFRRCCISGNFYGNENGDALKDVELLNAVSSGSSDVVRFLTVMAICNTVIPTQSKTGDILYKAQSQDEDALVHAASRLHMVYFNKSGNILEVKFSTSILQYEVLETLEFTSDRKRMSVVLKDCQNGKILLLSKGADEAILPYARAGQQTRHFIEAVEQYAHLGLRTLCLAWRELKRDEYREWSLMFKEASSTLVDREWRVAEVCQRVEHDLEILGVTAIEDRLQDGVPETIETLRKAGINFWMLTGDKQNTAIQIALSCNFISPEPKGQLLSIDGKTEEEVCRSLERVLRTMRITTSEPKDVAFVVDGWALEIALTHYRKAFTELAVLSRTAICCRVTPSQKAQLVQILKSCDYRTLAIGDGGNDVRMIQQADIGVGISGREGLQAARAADYSIGKFRFLKRLILVHGRYSYNRTAFLSQYSFYKSLLICFIQIFFSFISGVSGTSLFNSVSLMAYNVFYTSVPVLVSVLDKDLSEETVMQHPQILFYCQAGRLLNPSTFAGWFGRSLFHAIVVFVISIHAYAFDKSEMEEVSMVALSGCIWLQAFVVTMETNSFTILQHMAIWGNLAAFYVINWIFSTLPSSGMYTIMFRLCRQPSYWIAIFLMVAAGMGPILAIKYFRYTYRPSKINTLQQAERLGGPILSLGTIEPQPRSIEKDVSTLSITQPKNRNPVYEPLLSDSPNASRRSFGAGTPFDFFQSQSRLSVSSSYTRNCKDN; from the exons ATGAAGCGTTATGTCTAcattgatgatgatgaatcatCTCATGATATTTACTGTGATAATCGTATATCAAACAGAAAATATACTGTATTAAACTTTCTTCCAAAAAATTTATGGGAACAGTTCAG CCGGTTCATGAATCAGTACTTTTTGCTGATAGCTTGCCTGCAGTTATGGCCTCTCATTACTCCAGTAAATCCTGTCAGTACATGGGGTcctcttatctttatttttgcTGTCTCTGCATCAAAAGAGGCGTGGGATGATTACAATAGATATCTTTCAGACAAGAAAGCAAATGAGAAGGAAGTCTGGGTTGTCAAGAAGGGCATCAAGAAACAT ATCCAAGCCCAGGATGTTCATGTAGGTAACATAGTATGGCTACGTGAAAATGATGAAGTGCCTTGTGACCTTGTTTTGATTGGCACCTCTGATCCTCAAGGAGTTTGCTATATAGAG ACAGCTGCGCTGGATGGTGAAACTGATCTAAAGACACGGGTCATACCTTCTGCTTGCATGGGAATCGATGTTGATCTattgcacaaaattaag GGTGTAATTGAGTGTCCCTATCCAGATAAAGACATCAGGAGATTTGATGCAAACATGCGGCTGTTTCCCCCATTTATTGATAATGATATATGCCCTTTAACCATTAAAAACACCATTCTTCAGTCATGTTACTTGAGAAACACTGAGTGGGCATGTGGAGTGGCTGTGTATACAG GCAATGAAACCAAAATGGGCATGTGTAGAGGTATACCAGAACCAAAGCTCACTGCTATGGATGCTATGATTGACAAGTTGACTGGTGCTATATTTATATTCCAAATTGTTGTTGTTCTGGTTCTTGGGATAGCGGGTAATGTTTGGAAGGATACAGAAGCTAAGAAG CTATGGTATGTTCTTTACCCTCATGAAGGTCCCTGGTATGAACTGTTGGTCATCCCTTTGCGATTCGAGCTTCTTTGTTCCATCATGATACCCATTTCAATTAAG GTTTCGCTGGATTTGGTGAAGAGCTTGTATGCAAAATTTATTGACTGGGACCATCAAATGATTGACCTAGAGACTAGTATTCCATCCCATGCAACGAA TACAGCGATAAGTGAGGACCTGGGACAAGTTGAGTACATTTTGACTGACAAAACAGGCACCCTCACAGAGAATAAGATGATATTTAGAAGATGTTGTATTAGTGGCAATTTCTATGGAAATGAGAATGGAGATGCATTGAAAG ATGTAGAGCTTCTCAATGCTGTTTCCAGTGGTTCTTCTGACGTTGTACGATTTCTTACAGTTATGGCAATATGTAATACCGTCATACCTACACAAAG CAAAACTGGAGATATCTTGTATAAGGCACAGTCTCAGGATGAGGATGCCCTTGTCCATGCTGCTTCTCGATTGCATATGGTTTACTTTAATAAGAGTGGAAATATTCTTG AAGTCAAGTTCAGCACTTCAATACTTCAGTATGAAGTCCTGGAAACCTTAGAGTTTACCTCTGATAGGAAAAGAATGTCAGTAGTGTTAAAAGATTGCCAAAATGGAAAGATCCTTCTCTTGTCAAAAGGAGCAGATGAGGCTATTCTTCCATATGCCCGTGCTG GGCAGCAGACCCGACATTTCATTGAAGCTGTGGAGCAATATGCTCACTTGGGATTACGTACATTATGTTTGGCTTGGCGTGAGTTAAAGAGAGATGAATATCGAGAATGGTCTTTGATGTTTAAAGAGGCCAGTAGCACTTTGGTTGATAGGGAG TGGAGAGTAGCTGAGGTCTGTCAACGAGTAGAACATGACTTGGAAATTCTTGGTGTAACAGCAATAGAGGATCGTTTACAG GATGGAGTGCCTGAAACGATAGAAACACTAAGAAAAGCTGGAATAAATTTTTGGATGCTAACTGGAGACAAGCAGAATACTGCAATACAAATTGCTCTGtcgtgtaattttatttcaccaG AACCAAAGGGACAGCTTCTATCAATTGATGGCAAAACAGAGGAGGAGGTTTGTAGGAGTTTAGAGAGAGTGCTCCGTACTATGCGGATAACTACCTCAGAACCCAAG GATGTGGCTTTTGTTGTTGATGGCTGGGCACTTGAGATTGCACTTACCCACTATCGTAAAGCTTTCACTGAGCTGGCAGTTTTGTCAAGGACTGCTATATGTTGTCGTGTGACACCATCACAAAAAGCACAG CTTGTACAGATCTTAAAATCATGTGATTATAGAACATTGGCTATTGGTGATGGTGGGAATGATGTAAGGATGATACAGCAAGCTGATATTGGTGTGGGCATCAGTGGCAGGGAAGGATTACAGGCAGCAAGAGCAGCTGATTATAGTATTGGAA AGTTTAGATTCCTGAAGAGATTAATTCTGGTCCATGGCCGCTACTCCTACAACCGTACAGCATTTCTTTCTCAATATTCATTCTATAAGTCCCTACTGATATGCTTCATCCAAATCTT tttttcatttatttcagGTGTCTCTGGAACTAGCCTCTTCAATTCTGTTAGCTTGATGGCTTATAATGTTTTCTATACTAGTGTTCCTGTTCTAGTTAGTGTGCTTGACAAAGATCTTAGTGAGGAAACTGTGATGCAGCAtcctcaaattttattttactgccAAGCAGGAAG GCTTCTAAATCCTAGTACATTTGCTGGATGGTTTGGGCGATCTCTCTTCCAT GCAATAGTTGTATTTGTGATAAGCATACATGCCTACGCTTTTGATAAAAGTGAAATGGAGGAGGTTTCAATGGTTGCACTTTCCGGGTGTATATGGTTGCAGGCTTTTGTAGTAACAATGGAGACCAA TTCCTTTACTATATTGCAACATATGGCTATATGGGGTAATTTGGCTGCCTTTTATGTCATCAACTGGATCTTCAGCACGCTTCCTTCATCAGGGATGTATACAATTATGTTTCGGTTGTGTCGACAACCGTCATATTGGATAGCAATTTTT CTCATGGTTGCAGCGGGGATGGGTCCAATTCTAGCCATCAAGTACTTCCGATATACATATAGACCGAGCAAAATCAATACACTTCAGCAAGCTGAACGTCTGGGTGGGCCTATTTTGTCTCTTGGCACCATTGAGCCTCAGCCGAGATCTATAGAGAAAGATGTTTCTACCTTGTCAATAACACAACCCAAAAACAGAAATCCTGTGTATGAACCTCTGTTATCAGATTCTCCAAATGCCTCCAGAAGATCTTTTGGAGCAGGAACACCATTTGATTTTTTCCAGTCACAATCAAGATTATCAGTGTCGTCTAGCTACACACGAAATTGCAAGGACAACTGA
- the LOC114379579 gene encoding phospholipid-transporting ATPase 2 isoform X2 translates to MGIDVDLLHKIKGVIECPYPDKDIRRFDANMRLFPPFIDNDICPLTIKNTILQSCYLRNTEWACGVAVYTGNETKMGMCRGIPEPKLTAMDAMIDKLTGAIFIFQIVVVLVLGIAGNVWKDTEAKKLWYVLYPHEGPWYELLVIPLRFELLCSIMIPISIKVSLDLVKSLYAKFIDWDHQMIDLETSIPSHATNTAISEDLGQVEYILTDKTGTLTENKMIFRRCCISGNFYGNENGDALKDVELLNAVSSGSSDVVRFLTVMAICNTVIPTQSKTGDILYKAQSQDEDALVHAASRLHMVYFNKSGNILEVKFSTSILQYEVLETLEFTSDRKRMSVVLKDCQNGKILLLSKGADEAILPYARAGQQTRHFIEAVEQYAHLGLRTLCLAWRELKRDEYREWSLMFKEASSTLVDREWRVAEVCQRVEHDLEILGVTAIEDRLQDGVPETIETLRKAGINFWMLTGDKQNTAIQIALSCNFISPEPKGQLLSIDGKTEEEVCRSLERVLRTMRITTSEPKDVAFVVDGWALEIALTHYRKAFTELAVLSRTAICCRVTPSQKAQLVQILKSCDYRTLAIGDGGNDVRMIQQADIGVGISGREGLQAARAADYSIGKFRFLKRLILVHGRYSYNRTAFLSQYSFYKSLLICFIQIFFSFISGVSGTSLFNSVSLMAYNVFYTSVPVLVSVLDKDLSEETVMQHPQILFYCQAGRLLNPSTFAGWFGRSLFHAIVVFVISIHAYAFDKSEMEEVSMVALSGCIWLQAFVVTMETNSFTILQHMAIWGNLAAFYVINWIFSTLPSSGMYTIMFRLCRQPSYWIAIFLMVAAGMGPILAIKYFRYTYRPSKINTLQQAERLGGPILSLGTIEPQPRSIEKDVSTLSITQPKNRNPVYEPLLSDSPNASRRSFGAGTPFDFFQSQSRLSVSSSYTRNCKDN, encoded by the exons ATGGGAATCGATGTTGATCTattgcacaaaattaag GGTGTAATTGAGTGTCCCTATCCAGATAAAGACATCAGGAGATTTGATGCAAACATGCGGCTGTTTCCCCCATTTATTGATAATGATATATGCCCTTTAACCATTAAAAACACCATTCTTCAGTCATGTTACTTGAGAAACACTGAGTGGGCATGTGGAGTGGCTGTGTATACAG GCAATGAAACCAAAATGGGCATGTGTAGAGGTATACCAGAACCAAAGCTCACTGCTATGGATGCTATGATTGACAAGTTGACTGGTGCTATATTTATATTCCAAATTGTTGTTGTTCTGGTTCTTGGGATAGCGGGTAATGTTTGGAAGGATACAGAAGCTAAGAAG CTATGGTATGTTCTTTACCCTCATGAAGGTCCCTGGTATGAACTGTTGGTCATCCCTTTGCGATTCGAGCTTCTTTGTTCCATCATGATACCCATTTCAATTAAG GTTTCGCTGGATTTGGTGAAGAGCTTGTATGCAAAATTTATTGACTGGGACCATCAAATGATTGACCTAGAGACTAGTATTCCATCCCATGCAACGAA TACAGCGATAAGTGAGGACCTGGGACAAGTTGAGTACATTTTGACTGACAAAACAGGCACCCTCACAGAGAATAAGATGATATTTAGAAGATGTTGTATTAGTGGCAATTTCTATGGAAATGAGAATGGAGATGCATTGAAAG ATGTAGAGCTTCTCAATGCTGTTTCCAGTGGTTCTTCTGACGTTGTACGATTTCTTACAGTTATGGCAATATGTAATACCGTCATACCTACACAAAG CAAAACTGGAGATATCTTGTATAAGGCACAGTCTCAGGATGAGGATGCCCTTGTCCATGCTGCTTCTCGATTGCATATGGTTTACTTTAATAAGAGTGGAAATATTCTTG AAGTCAAGTTCAGCACTTCAATACTTCAGTATGAAGTCCTGGAAACCTTAGAGTTTACCTCTGATAGGAAAAGAATGTCAGTAGTGTTAAAAGATTGCCAAAATGGAAAGATCCTTCTCTTGTCAAAAGGAGCAGATGAGGCTATTCTTCCATATGCCCGTGCTG GGCAGCAGACCCGACATTTCATTGAAGCTGTGGAGCAATATGCTCACTTGGGATTACGTACATTATGTTTGGCTTGGCGTGAGTTAAAGAGAGATGAATATCGAGAATGGTCTTTGATGTTTAAAGAGGCCAGTAGCACTTTGGTTGATAGGGAG TGGAGAGTAGCTGAGGTCTGTCAACGAGTAGAACATGACTTGGAAATTCTTGGTGTAACAGCAATAGAGGATCGTTTACAG GATGGAGTGCCTGAAACGATAGAAACACTAAGAAAAGCTGGAATAAATTTTTGGATGCTAACTGGAGACAAGCAGAATACTGCAATACAAATTGCTCTGtcgtgtaattttatttcaccaG AACCAAAGGGACAGCTTCTATCAATTGATGGCAAAACAGAGGAGGAGGTTTGTAGGAGTTTAGAGAGAGTGCTCCGTACTATGCGGATAACTACCTCAGAACCCAAG GATGTGGCTTTTGTTGTTGATGGCTGGGCACTTGAGATTGCACTTACCCACTATCGTAAAGCTTTCACTGAGCTGGCAGTTTTGTCAAGGACTGCTATATGTTGTCGTGTGACACCATCACAAAAAGCACAG CTTGTACAGATCTTAAAATCATGTGATTATAGAACATTGGCTATTGGTGATGGTGGGAATGATGTAAGGATGATACAGCAAGCTGATATTGGTGTGGGCATCAGTGGCAGGGAAGGATTACAGGCAGCAAGAGCAGCTGATTATAGTATTGGAA AGTTTAGATTCCTGAAGAGATTAATTCTGGTCCATGGCCGCTACTCCTACAACCGTACAGCATTTCTTTCTCAATATTCATTCTATAAGTCCCTACTGATATGCTTCATCCAAATCTT tttttcatttatttcagGTGTCTCTGGAACTAGCCTCTTCAATTCTGTTAGCTTGATGGCTTATAATGTTTTCTATACTAGTGTTCCTGTTCTAGTTAGTGTGCTTGACAAAGATCTTAGTGAGGAAACTGTGATGCAGCAtcctcaaattttattttactgccAAGCAGGAAG GCTTCTAAATCCTAGTACATTTGCTGGATGGTTTGGGCGATCTCTCTTCCAT GCAATAGTTGTATTTGTGATAAGCATACATGCCTACGCTTTTGATAAAAGTGAAATGGAGGAGGTTTCAATGGTTGCACTTTCCGGGTGTATATGGTTGCAGGCTTTTGTAGTAACAATGGAGACCAA TTCCTTTACTATATTGCAACATATGGCTATATGGGGTAATTTGGCTGCCTTTTATGTCATCAACTGGATCTTCAGCACGCTTCCTTCATCAGGGATGTATACAATTATGTTTCGGTTGTGTCGACAACCGTCATATTGGATAGCAATTTTT CTCATGGTTGCAGCGGGGATGGGTCCAATTCTAGCCATCAAGTACTTCCGATATACATATAGACCGAGCAAAATCAATACACTTCAGCAAGCTGAACGTCTGGGTGGGCCTATTTTGTCTCTTGGCACCATTGAGCCTCAGCCGAGATCTATAGAGAAAGATGTTTCTACCTTGTCAATAACACAACCCAAAAACAGAAATCCTGTGTATGAACCTCTGTTATCAGATTCTCCAAATGCCTCCAGAAGATCTTTTGGAGCAGGAACACCATTTGATTTTTTCCAGTCACAATCAAGATTATCAGTGTCGTCTAGCTACACACGAAATTGCAAGGACAACTGA
- the LOC114378355 gene encoding probable aminotransferase TAT2 isoform X2: MEDGSEKWNFQGNKKLNASSISVRGVYNMLMERVNNSRDKKPLVPLCRVDPTENPLFRTTPEATDSVSTAVNSYNFNCYPPTVGLPDAKRAIANYLSSDLPYQLSPENVFLTIGGTQAIDIILPALARSDANILLPRPGYPQYDSRASCCLLEVRHFDLLPERGWEVDLDSLESQADENTVAMVLINPSNPCGNVFTYQHLKRVAEIARKLGIFVISDEVYAHVTYGSNPFVPMGVFSSIVPVITIGSLSKRWLVPGWRTGWIATCDPHGIFQKTGVVKSIISYLEITTDPPTFLQAAIPEILGKTKDDFLSKNLNILRETANIFYDLCKEIPCLTCPHKPEGAMCVMVEINFSQIKDIVDDMDFCAKLAEEESVLLLPGVTVGLKNWLRISFAVDTSNLVEGLSRIKAFCLRYAKMP; encoded by the exons ATGGAGGATGGAAGTGAGAAATGGAATTTTCAGGGGAACAAGAAGCTGAATGCTTCATCCATCTCTGTGAGAGGGGTCTATAACATGTTGATGGAGAGAGTCAACAATAGCCGAGACAAGAAACCTTTGGTTCCTCTCTGTCGTGTAGATCCCACCGAGAACCCATTGTTTCGGACTACCCCAGAAGCTACTGATTCTGTTTCAACTGCTGTTAACTCCTATAACTTCAACTGTTACCCTCCCACCGTTGGCTTACCTGATGCAAAGAG GGCTATTGCAAATTATCTCTCTTCTGATCTTCCATACCAATTATCACCAGAGAATGTTTTTCTCACCATCGGTGGCACACAAGCTATAGATATAATCTTGCCTGCCCTTGCACGTTCTGATGCCAACATTCTCCTTCCAAGACCAGGGTACCCGCAATATGATTCTCGTGCTAGTTGTTGTCTCCTCGAAGTACGACATTTTGATCTTTTGCCCGAGAGAGGTTGGGAGGTTGACCTTGATTCCCTTGAATCTCAAGCAGATGAAAACACAGTGGCCATGGTCCTCATCAATCCTAGCAATCCATGTGGAAATGTCTTCACATACCAACATTTAAAAAGG GTTGCTGAAATTGCTAGGAAACTTGGAATCTTTGTCATTTCTGATGAAGTTTATGCCCATGTAACTTATGGAAGCAATCCATTTGTTCCCATGGGGGTGTTTTCTTCAATAGTTCCGGTCATTACAATTGGATCTTTATCAAAGAGATGGTTAGTTCCTGGTTGGAGAACTGGTTGGATAGCCACATGTGACCCTCATGGAATTTTTCAGAAAACTGGG GTTGTGAAAAGTATCATCAGTTATTTGGAGATCACAACTGACCCTCCAACCTTCTTGCAG GCAGCAATACCTGAAATCCTTGGCAAAACAAAAGATGATTTCCTTTCAAAAAATCTTAATATACTGAGGGAGACTGCAAACATATTCTATGATTTATGTAAGGAGATCCCTTGCTTAACATGCCCTCACAAACCAGAAGGAGCAATGTGTGTCATG GTGGAGATTAACTTCTCACAAATTAAGGACATTGTTGATGATATGGATTTCTGTGCCAAGCTAGCTGAAGAGGAATCTGTCCTTCTTCTTCCag GTGTCACGGTTGGACTGAAGAATTGGCTTCGAATTAGTTTTGCTGTCGACACTTCTAATCTTGTAGAAGGCCTTAGCAGGATAAAAGCATTTTGCCTTCGATATGCAAAGATGCCATGA
- the LOC114378355 gene encoding probable aminotransferase TAT2 isoform X1 gives MEDGSEKWNFQGNKKLNASSISVRGVYNMLMERVNNSRDKKPLVPLCRVDPTENPLFRTTPEATDSVSTAVNSYNFNCYPPTVGLPDAKRAIANYLSSDLPYQLSPENVFLTIGGTQAIDIILPALARSDANILLPRPGYPQYDSRASCCLLEVRHFDLLPERGWEVDLDSLESQADENTVAMVLINPSNPCGNVFTYQHLKRVAEIARKLGIFVISDEVYAHVTYGSNPFVPMGVFSSIVPVITIGSLSKRWLVPGWRTGWIATCDPHGIFQKTGVVKSIISYLEITTDPPTFLQLVSLQAAIPEILGKTKDDFLSKNLNILRETANIFYDLCKEIPCLTCPHKPEGAMCVMVEINFSQIKDIVDDMDFCAKLAEEESVLLLPGVTVGLKNWLRISFAVDTSNLVEGLSRIKAFCLRYAKMP, from the exons ATGGAGGATGGAAGTGAGAAATGGAATTTTCAGGGGAACAAGAAGCTGAATGCTTCATCCATCTCTGTGAGAGGGGTCTATAACATGTTGATGGAGAGAGTCAACAATAGCCGAGACAAGAAACCTTTGGTTCCTCTCTGTCGTGTAGATCCCACCGAGAACCCATTGTTTCGGACTACCCCAGAAGCTACTGATTCTGTTTCAACTGCTGTTAACTCCTATAACTTCAACTGTTACCCTCCCACCGTTGGCTTACCTGATGCAAAGAG GGCTATTGCAAATTATCTCTCTTCTGATCTTCCATACCAATTATCACCAGAGAATGTTTTTCTCACCATCGGTGGCACACAAGCTATAGATATAATCTTGCCTGCCCTTGCACGTTCTGATGCCAACATTCTCCTTCCAAGACCAGGGTACCCGCAATATGATTCTCGTGCTAGTTGTTGTCTCCTCGAAGTACGACATTTTGATCTTTTGCCCGAGAGAGGTTGGGAGGTTGACCTTGATTCCCTTGAATCTCAAGCAGATGAAAACACAGTGGCCATGGTCCTCATCAATCCTAGCAATCCATGTGGAAATGTCTTCACATACCAACATTTAAAAAGG GTTGCTGAAATTGCTAGGAAACTTGGAATCTTTGTCATTTCTGATGAAGTTTATGCCCATGTAACTTATGGAAGCAATCCATTTGTTCCCATGGGGGTGTTTTCTTCAATAGTTCCGGTCATTACAATTGGATCTTTATCAAAGAGATGGTTAGTTCCTGGTTGGAGAACTGGTTGGATAGCCACATGTGACCCTCATGGAATTTTTCAGAAAACTGGG GTTGTGAAAAGTATCATCAGTTATTTGGAGATCACAACTGACCCTCCAACCTTCTTGCAG CTAGTAAGTTTGCAGGCAGCAATACCTGAAATCCTTGGCAAAACAAAAGATGATTTCCTTTCAAAAAATCTTAATATACTGAGGGAGACTGCAAACATATTCTATGATTTATGTAAGGAGATCCCTTGCTTAACATGCCCTCACAAACCAGAAGGAGCAATGTGTGTCATG GTGGAGATTAACTTCTCACAAATTAAGGACATTGTTGATGATATGGATTTCTGTGCCAAGCTAGCTGAAGAGGAATCTGTCCTTCTTCTTCCag GTGTCACGGTTGGACTGAAGAATTGGCTTCGAATTAGTTTTGCTGTCGACACTTCTAATCTTGTAGAAGGCCTTAGCAGGATAAAAGCATTTTGCCTTCGATATGCAAAGATGCCATGA